The sequence AAAAAAATTTATCTCGGTGCATGTACTGTATGCACGGTTCTGGGTATGTCTGCTCAGGAAGTACTTTGGCAGAGAGACATTCAATCCACTACCCAGGATTTCCTAAGTCAGGTGACTACGACCATTGATCAGCAGTATCTTATTACAGGAAGCTCTATACAGAGCGACAAATTCCAACAAGGCAATAAACAGAACAACGGCTATGATTTCCATCTGGTGAAGCTGAACCAACAGGGAGAGCAGGCCTGGGAAAAGTATTTTTCAGGGCAAAATCACGACTATTTATCTGCAACAGTAAGCACTCAGGATGGCGGATTTCTCTTAGCCGGAACTTCGTATTCAGGAAAAGGACTCGATAAGAAAGATGATTCCAAAGGTGGTTCCGATATATGGCTCATCCGAATCAATGAATTCGGGGATGAATTATGGCAGAAAACATTGGGCACTGCTTCTGATGAGGAAGCTAAATCTGTTATTCAAACGACAGACTTAGGCTTTTTTGTCGCCGGAAATGTCCAGAACTCTTCCAAAGGCTATGGTTCCAAAGATGTCTGGATAACCAGACTCGACAAAGAGGGAAAAGAACTTTCTCAATTGATATTAGGCGGAAAAGGCTTAGACGAAGTCGAAAAAATGATTCCAACGAAAGACGGTGGAGTATTATTGGGTATTTATTCAAGAAGTTCCGAGGTTAAGGATTCTGGGATAAGAAATACTGAAGTAAAATCTTCCGATGAAAGATTAGTGAGTTCAACAGCCATAAGCCAGATGCCAAAAGCCAGCAGCAACTTCGGTGAAGGGGATTACTGGATTGTCAAACTGGATAAAAATGGAAAAGTAGAATGGGAAAAGAACTTTGGAGGTAAGGGAGATGACCATATCAGAACCCTGGCTTTAACTGCAAACGGATTTATCATCGGTGGAGAATCCCGATCAGAACGATCAGGAAACAAAACAGTAGGCACCCAAGAAGGAACAGACCTGTGGCTGATTGCCCTTAATGAAAGAGGCGAGGAGCAGTGGCAAAAGTCCTACAATTTCAAAAACCGTGATATTTTGATGGGAATGAGTGTGATCCAGAGTCAAGAGACGAGAGCCAAGAATCAAGACATCACTAAAGGAATCTTATTAGGGGGCTATACCCAGGCCGAGGGAAGAATAGAAAAAGATGATGAGACCTTCTGGATGCTGTACCTGGATGGCAACGGAAATGAACAGTGGAGAAAACATATAACAGGAGAATCCCGACAAAAAGAGGAAAGACTTTCAGATTTAAAGCTGAATAGAGATGGTTCTATTGTGTTAGCCGGAACCAGTGCTAAAGAATTGGGGAAAGAAAACTGGAAAATCGTGAAGCTTGGCGACAAGCAGGTAAGTGATCTGATTGCCAAATATGAAATGAAGATCTACCCGAACCCTGTATCCGATTATACCTATATAGAAATCGGCTTTGATTTTAAAGAAGCAGATATTATGCTGTATGATATGAGCGGAAGACAGCTTCAGAATTTCAAAACCAAGAACAGAGTGACTAAGATGAATACTCAGGCTTTGATACAAGGCGCTTATTTGGTAACTATAAAAACTGATAATAATAAAACAGCGAATGCAAAGCTGATTAAAAAGTAAAAAAACATTAATCATGAAAAAAATAATATTTCTGGCATCCGCATTGTCAGCTGTAATGGGTTGGGGTCAAACTTCTATAGGAGGAGAGGTTAATCTTCAAAAGATTATTCCTACTACTCCTGAGACCTATAGCATGTTCAAAGCGGGAGATTTCCCGGTAGATTACAGAACAGGAAAACTCAATGTTTCTGTGCCTTTGCACACTATCTCCACAAAATCTGGTATTTCTATTCCTATCAGCCTTACTTATAATACAGGAGGAATAAAAGTGGATGAAACATCAAGTACTGTTGGTTTGGGATGGACCT is a genomic window of Chryseobacterium nakagawai containing:
- a CDS encoding T9SS type A sorting domain-containing protein; amino-acid sequence: MKKIYLGACTVCTVLGMSAQEVLWQRDIQSTTQDFLSQVTTTIDQQYLITGSSIQSDKFQQGNKQNNGYDFHLVKLNQQGEQAWEKYFSGQNHDYLSATVSTQDGGFLLAGTSYSGKGLDKKDDSKGGSDIWLIRINEFGDELWQKTLGTASDEEAKSVIQTTDLGFFVAGNVQNSSKGYGSKDVWITRLDKEGKELSQLILGGKGLDEVEKMIPTKDGGVLLGIYSRSSEVKDSGIRNTEVKSSDERLVSSTAISQMPKASSNFGEGDYWIVKLDKNGKVEWEKNFGGKGDDHIRTLALTANGFIIGGESRSERSGNKTVGTQEGTDLWLIALNERGEEQWQKSYNFKNRDILMGMSVIQSQETRAKNQDITKGILLGGYTQAEGRIEKDDETFWMLYLDGNGNEQWRKHITGESRQKEERLSDLKLNRDGSIVLAGTSAKELGKENWKIVKLGDKQVSDLIAKYEMKIYPNPVSDYTYIEIGFDFKEADIMLYDMSGRQLQNFKTKNRVTKMNTQALIQGAYLVTIKTDNNKTANAKLIKK